CTCGAACTCCGTCGGGGGCCCGACGCGCGGTCGGACGAGCGCGCGGAAGGCCCAGCCGTACGGCGAACGCCCCACCCCGCCCGCCGCGCCCAGCGCGAACGCCAACGTCTGCCAGGCCAGCAGCCAGGCGCTGCCGGTGATCAGCACGACCGCGAGCACCACGGTCGTCACGGCCGCCCCGAAGCGCGGTCCCCTCACATCGATGTCCATGCGTCAAGCATTCCGCAGGCCAATCCTGATGGGGAGCCGGGAATCTTTGCAGTCTCGTGAACGCTGAACCACGCTGTGACCGGACTTGTGGTGTGTGGGCTGGTGCTCGCGGCGGCGAGCGCCTACGGAGTGCTGCATCGGCGGCGGAGCGGGAGGATCAGGGTGCGCGGGCGGGACGGCGACAAGCGGCTCGGCGCGGCGGACTTGGGGGAGGGGCTCGGGGAACGGGCCACGCTGGTGCAGTTCTCCAGCGCCTTCTGCGCCCCCTGCCGGGCGACCCGCAGGGTGCTCGCGGAAGTGGCCGGAATGATTCCGGGCGTCGCCCATGTGGAGATCGACGCCGAGGAACATCTGGAGCTGGTGCGCCGGTTCGACATCCTCAAGACGCCGACCGTGCTCGTGCTGGACGCGGATGGCCGGATCGTGCGCAGGGCAACCGGGCAGCCGCGCAAGGCGGATGTGATCGCCGCGCTGGGCGAGGCCGTGTGACGCCGCATCTCGGAACGCGCTTGACTGTACGCGTCATCTATCGTCAGCCTGACCTTGTGCCCCGCGAAAACCTTCTCTCCGCGCGCGACGTCGTATCCAGGGAGTTCCTGGTCCGCACGGCCGGTGCGTGTTGTCCGGGACCGTGAGCAGCCACGCACGAGCCCGTCGACCCCAGCAGAAGGAAAGCTCCATGACGGCCACCTCCGGCCTCGGTTCGCCCCAGCTCGCCTCCCCCGACCTCCTGCGGTCCGTCTTCCGTCGTCATGCCGCCGGTGTGGCAGTGATCACGGCCCGGGGAGCCACCGGCCCGGTGGGCTTCACCGCCACCTCGCTCAGCTCGGTCTCCGCCGAGCCCCCGCTGCTCTCGTTCGGCATCGGCACCGGCGCCTCCAGCTGGCCGGTGATCTCCGAGGCGGAGCACGTCGGTGTGCACATACTCGGGGAGCACCAACGGGAGCTGGCGGCCACCTTCGCGCGCAGCGGCGCCGACCGGTTCGGGGCGCCCACCGGATGGCGTAGCGGCCCGGAGGAAGTTCCCGTCCTCGACGACGTGCTCGCCTGGCTGGTCTGCCGGGTGGTGGCGCGCGTCCCGGCCGGCGAGCACCGCGTCGTCCTCGCCGAGGTCGTCGTGGGCGATCCCTCGGGCGCCGGCAGGCCGCTGCTGTATCACCAGGGCCGCTTCAACGGTCTGCGAGACTGAGTCCCGCGCGATTACGCAGGGTTGCCTAACTCACAGTTCAAAGCGCTTGCTTAGCGGGCACGCAATGCGAGATCGTAGATGTCGTACTGGCGAGTAATATTTCGAACGGAGCGCAGGTCGCCCCGATCGGGATCGGCCGCTTCAGGCGCCTATGCTGCCTGGAAGAAGGCAGCCCAGAAATGACGATGCAGTAGGAGAGCCGGCGTGAGCTTGAGGATCGTTGTCACTGTGAAGTACGTGCCCGACGCCACTGGCGACCGGCACTTCGCCGATGACCTGACCGTCGACCGTGACGACGTGGACGGTCTGCTCTCCGAGCTCGACGAGTACGCGGTCGAGCAGGCGCTGCAGATCGCCGACGAGGCCGACGACGCTGAGATCACCGTGCTGACCGTGGGTCCGGAGGACGCCAAGGACGCGCTGCGCAAGGCGCTGTCGATGGGTGCGGACAAGGCGATCCACGTCGAGGACGACGACGTGCACGGCACCGACGCGATCGGTACCTCGCTGGTGCTGGCGAAGGCGATCGAGAAGGCCGGCTACGACCTGGTGATCTCCGGTATGGCGTCCACCGACGGCACGATGGGCGTCGTCCCGGCGCTGCTGGCGGAGCGGCTGGGTGTTCCGCAGGTGACGCTGCTGTCCGAGGTGTCCGTCGAGGACGGTGTGGTCAAGGGCCGCCGTGACGGCGATGCCGCCAGCGAGCAGCTGCAGGCCTCCCTGCCGGCCGTGGTCTCCGTCACCGACCAGTCGGGCGAGGCGCGTTACCCCTCCTTCAAGGGCATCATGGCGGCGAAGAAGAAGCCGGTGCAGTCCTGGGACCTGTCCGACCTGGACATCGAGGCCGAGGAAGTCGGTCTGGAGGGCGCCTGGACGGCTGTGGACTCCGCGGCCGAGCGCCCGGCGCGTACCGCCGGCACGATCGTCAAGGACGAGGGCGAGGGCGGCAAGCAGCTCGCTGAGTTCCTCGCGGGCCAGAAGTTCATCTAAGGCCCCTCTCTCTTACCGCCCCCTCAGACTTCGCAATCCGCAGGAGAGCAATCCCATGGCTGAAGTTCTCGTCTACGTCGATCACGTGGACGGTGCCGTCCGCAAGCCCACCCTGGAGCTGCTGACCCTGGCCCGCCGCATCGGCGAGCCCGTCGCCGTCGCCCTCGGAGGCGGCGCCGCCGACACCGCCGCCACGCTCGCCGAGCACGGCGCGGTCAAGGTCCTCACCCACGACGCCGCCGAGTACGCCGACTACCTGGTCGTGCCGAAGGTCGACGCGCTGCAGGCCGCCGTCGCCGCCGTCTCCCCGGCCGCCGTGCTGGTCCCGTCCTCCGCCGAGGGCAAGGAGATCGCCGCCCGCCTCGCGCTGCGCATCGGCTCCGGCATCATCACCGACGCCATCGACCTCGAAGCCGGTGACGAGGGCCCGGTGGCCACCCAGTCGGTGTTCGCCGCGTCCTTCACCACCAAGTCCCGTGTCTCCAAGGGCACCCCGGTCATCACCGTCAAGCCCAACTCCGCCGCCGTGGAGGCCGCCCCGGCCGCCGGCAGCGTGGAGGCGCTGGAGGTGACGTTCGGTGCGCTGGCCACCGGCACCAAGGTCACCGGCCGCACCCCGCGCGAGTCGACCGGGCGTCCGGAGCTGACCGAGGCCGCGATCGTCGTCTCCGGCGGCCGCGGCGTCAACGGCACCGAGAACTTCGCGATCATCGAGGCGCTCGCCGACTCCCTCGGCGCGGCCGTGGGCGCCTCGCGCGCCGCCGTGGACGCCGGCTGGTACCCGCACACCAACCAGGTCGGCCAGACCGGCAAGAGCGTCTCGCCGCAGCTGTACATCGCCAACGGCATCTCCGGCGCCATCCAGCACCGCGCCGGCATGCAGACCTCGAAGACCATCGTGGCCGTCAACAAGGACGCCGAGGCCCCGATCTTCGACCTGGTCGACTACGGCGTCGTCGGCGACCTCTTCGACGTCGTCCCGCAGCTCACCGAGGAGATCAAGGCCCGCAAGGGCTGAGCCTCCCCGATCCTGCCGAGGCCCCCACGACCGTTCGCGCGGTCGCGGGGGCCTCGGCTCATCCCAGGGTCAACGAGGCCTGCACCGGCAGATGGTCGCTCGGGTACGTCCCCTCCACCGAGAAGGTGTTCATCGCCGCCCAGTGCGTGGTCACCCCGGGCGAGGTGAGGATCCAGTCGATGCGTCTGCCGTCGGGCTTGAGTGCCCGGTAGCCGTGGTACGTCCCGTACGCCTCGGTGCGCGAGGCGGCAGCGTCCCAGGCGTCCACCAGGCCGTTGCCCAGCATCAGGTCGTACACCTTGTTGTCGTGGGCGGCGGCGTTGAAGTCACCGGTGACGACGACCGGCGCCGAGCGGTCCCACCCGGCCATCGTCTCGCCGATCAGCCCCGCCGAGCGCTCCCGGGCGTACTGGCTGACGCTGTCCAGATGCGTGTTCAGGACGTAGAACTCCCGGCCCCCGTCGGCGAGATCGGCGAACTTCACCCAGGTCACCATGCGCAGCCAGTCCGCGCCCCAGGTGTTGGAGGCGATCGTGTACGGGGTGTCGGACAGCCAGAAGTGATCGAACTCGATCGGGTCGAGTCTGCGGGTGTCGTAGAAGATCGCCATGAACTCGTCCTTGCTGCCGCCCCCTCGGCCGGTGCCGATCCAGTCGTAATGGACGCCGAGATCCCTCTCGATCATGCGCAACTGCTGGTAGAGCCCCTCCTGGGTGCCGATGACGTGCGGTCGCTCGCGGCGCAACAGCTCCCGCATGACCGGTCGGCGGACGGTCCAGCGCGGTGTGCTGTCGACGACGGTCGCGAAGCGCACATTGAACGTCATCACGTTCAGTGCGCCCGCGTACTCACCGGCGGACGCCGGCTGTGACGAGCCCGCCGTCGTCAGCAGTGGCACGGCGATGGCGGCGGCCGCCGCGGACCTGAGTCCTTGGCGACGCGTCACTCCGACCTCTCCGACCTCTTTCGGCACGCGATTTCCTCCCCTTGCGAGTCACCATGAAGCTTGCCTACTGATACGGACGAAGACGCCGGATCGGCGGTGACCAGGCGAAGAGCATGGGGAATCCCACGTCCGGAGGGTGTTGACCGGGGTGAAGATCGACAGCTAGCTTCGTTATACGGATTGTTGATTCCGTACTACGGAAAATGGAGGGCATGGAATGGGGCAGGGCCGACAGGAGAACGTGGCGACGACTCTCGCGGGCGCCGTCAGCGAGGAGATCAGCGCCTCCCTCGCCCCCGTCGACGCGGAACTGGACCGTCGCTACCCGGGCGACCCCGGCACCCGCCAGCCCGTGCACACCGTCTACGTCCCCGGCGACGTCTTCGCCGCGGACACCCTGCGCACCTGGGGCGACCGGGCCCTCGCCGCCCTCGACGAGCACGCCCCCGACGCGGCCTCCTTCGCCGCCGTCCTCGGCCTCGGTGACGACCTCGCCGGGCCCGTGTACGACCGCGTCCGCGCCAAACTGGAGCGCGAGCCGATCGAGGACCTCCGCGTCGACTTCGAGGACGGCTACGGGGCCCGCCCCGACGCGGAGGAGGACGAGGCCGCCGCCCGCGCCGCCCGGCTGATCGCCCAGGCGTACGCCGACGGCACGGCCGCCCCGTACATGGGCATCCGCATGAAGTGCATGGAGGCGCCGGTGCGCGACCGGGGCATCCGCACCCTCGACATCTTCCTCACGGGCCTGCTGGCGGCCGGCGGTCTGCCCGACGGGCTGGTCCTGACCCTCCCCAAGGTGACGTACGCCGAGCAGGTCACCGCCATGGTCCGGTTGCTGGAGGCCTTCGAGAAGGCACGCGGCCTGGAGCCCGGCCGGATCGGCTTCGAGATCCAGATCGAGACCAGCCAGTCCATCCTCGCCGCCGACGGCACCGCCACCGTCGCCCGGATGATCGGAGCCGCCGAGGGCCGCGCCACCGGGCTGCACTACGGCACCTTCGACTACAGCGCCTGCCTGGGCGTCTCCGCCGCCCACCAGGCCAGTGACCACCCGGCCGCCGACCACGCCAAGGCGATCATGCAGGTCGCGGCGGCCGGCACGGGCGTACGCGTCTCGGACGGCTCGACCAACGTCCTGCCCGTCGGCCCCACAGCCCAGGTCCACGACGCCTGGCGCCTGCACTACGGCCTCACCCGCCGCGCCCTCGCCCGCGCCTACTACCAGGGCTGGGACATGCACCCCGGCCA
The DNA window shown above is from Streptomyces akebiae and carries:
- a CDS encoding endonuclease/exonuclease/phosphatase family protein, which encodes MTRRQGLRSAAAAAIAVPLLTTAGSSQPASAGEYAGALNVMTFNVRFATVVDSTPRWTVRRPVMRELLRRERPHVIGTQEGLYQQLRMIERDLGVHYDWIGTGRGGGSKDEFMAIFYDTRRLDPIEFDHFWLSDTPYTIASNTWGADWLRMVTWVKFADLADGGREFYVLNTHLDSVSQYARERSAGLIGETMAGWDRSAPVVVTGDFNAAAHDNKVYDLMLGNGLVDAWDAAASRTEAYGTYHGYRALKPDGRRIDWILTSPGVTTHWAAMNTFSVEGTYPSDHLPVQASLTLG
- a CDS encoding DUF6986 family protein produces the protein MGQGRQENVATTLAGAVSEEISASLAPVDAELDRRYPGDPGTRQPVHTVYVPGDVFAADTLRTWGDRALAALDEHAPDAASFAAVLGLGDDLAGPVYDRVRAKLEREPIEDLRVDFEDGYGARPDAEEDEAAARAARLIAQAYADGTAAPYMGIRMKCMEAPVRDRGIRTLDIFLTGLLAAGGLPDGLVLTLPKVTYAEQVTAMVRLLEAFEKARGLEPGRIGFEIQIETSQSILAADGTATVARMIGAAEGRATGLHYGTFDYSACLGVSAAHQASDHPAADHAKAIMQVAAAGTGVRVSDGSTNVLPVGPTAQVHDAWRLHYGLTRRALARAYYQGWDMHPGHIPTRYAAVFAFYREGYAQAAARLSRYADRAGGDVMDEPATAKALGGYLLRGLDCGALDIDEVSRETGLTRADLEGFAAPRRADLTVSGP
- a CDS encoding electron transfer flavoprotein subunit beta/FixA family protein; the protein is MSLRIVVTVKYVPDATGDRHFADDLTVDRDDVDGLLSELDEYAVEQALQIADEADDAEITVLTVGPEDAKDALRKALSMGADKAIHVEDDDVHGTDAIGTSLVLAKAIEKAGYDLVISGMASTDGTMGVVPALLAERLGVPQVTLLSEVSVEDGVVKGRRDGDAASEQLQASLPAVVSVTDQSGEARYPSFKGIMAAKKKPVQSWDLSDLDIEAEEVGLEGAWTAVDSAAERPARTAGTIVKDEGEGGKQLAEFLAGQKFI
- a CDS encoding DUF4395 domain-containing protein, coding for MDIDVRGPRFGAAVTTVVLAVVLITGSAWLLAWQTLAFALGAAGGVGRSPYGWAFRALVRPRVGPPTEFEAPQPPQFAQGVGLVFALVGLAGFTVGPEWLGQAATGAALAAAFLNAVFGYCLGCETYLLLRRVTVRAR
- a CDS encoding thioredoxin family protein, with protein sequence MTGLVVCGLVLAAASAYGVLHRRRSGRIRVRGRDGDKRLGAADLGEGLGERATLVQFSSAFCAPCRATRRVLAEVAGMIPGVAHVEIDAEEHLELVRRFDILKTPTVLVLDADGRIVRRATGQPRKADVIAALGEAV
- a CDS encoding electron transfer flavoprotein subunit alpha/FixB family protein codes for the protein MAEVLVYVDHVDGAVRKPTLELLTLARRIGEPVAVALGGGAADTAATLAEHGAVKVLTHDAAEYADYLVVPKVDALQAAVAAVSPAAVLVPSSAEGKEIAARLALRIGSGIITDAIDLEAGDEGPVATQSVFAASFTTKSRVSKGTPVITVKPNSAAVEAAPAAGSVEALEVTFGALATGTKVTGRTPRESTGRPELTEAAIVVSGGRGVNGTENFAIIEALADSLGAAVGASRAAVDAGWYPHTNQVGQTGKSVSPQLYIANGISGAIQHRAGMQTSKTIVAVNKDAEAPIFDLVDYGVVGDLFDVVPQLTEEIKARKG
- a CDS encoding flavin reductase family protein; translation: MTATSGLGSPQLASPDLLRSVFRRHAAGVAVITARGATGPVGFTATSLSSVSAEPPLLSFGIGTGASSWPVISEAEHVGVHILGEHQRELAATFARSGADRFGAPTGWRSGPEEVPVLDDVLAWLVCRVVARVPAGEHRVVLAEVVVGDPSGAGRPLLYHQGRFNGLRD